The Gracilimonas sp. genome includes a region encoding these proteins:
- a CDS encoding inositol monophosphatase family protein, whose protein sequence is MNLLPLKETAMEAALAAGRIIKSYLDTTIDVKLKPDGGSNYASQIVTKVDKECEDEILSYLLPTCEEHDIALLTEETEDDGSRFEKDYFWCVDPIDGTLALSRKIPDFSVSIALVSRAGTPVIGVIYDPSTETLYHAAKGHRVFKNDKRWKLPEPNDYLTHITDKPLTKTPRPDELMRHLHHKVGELNLTGLRVLQGGGSVLNAIKVVQHTPANMIKHPKKEIGGGSLWDFAATACIFHELGFRATNFNGDPLDLNRKDSTFMHHEGVYYECV, encoded by the coding sequence ATGAACCTGTTACCTCTTAAAGAAACTGCTATGGAAGCCGCATTAGCTGCCGGCCGCATCATAAAATCTTATTTGGATACTACCATTGATGTGAAGTTAAAGCCTGATGGCGGAAGTAATTATGCTTCTCAAATCGTGACTAAAGTGGATAAGGAATGTGAAGATGAGATTCTTTCATACTTGCTTCCCACTTGTGAAGAACATGATATAGCCCTGCTAACAGAAGAAACCGAAGACGATGGCAGCAGGTTTGAAAAAGATTATTTCTGGTGCGTGGACCCCATCGACGGCACCCTGGCCTTAAGCCGTAAAATACCGGATTTCTCGGTATCTATAGCCCTTGTTTCCCGGGCCGGAACACCCGTGATTGGCGTCATATACGACCCCAGCACTGAAACCCTCTATCATGCTGCTAAAGGACATAGGGTCTTTAAAAATGATAAGCGCTGGAAACTTCCCGAACCCAATGATTACCTCACCCATATCACCGACAAGCCATTAACCAAAACTCCCCGACCGGATGAGCTGATGAGGCACCTTCATCATAAAGTGGGCGAACTGAATTTAACAGGCTTACGGGTACTACAGGGCGGCGGCTCGGTTCTGAACGCCATCAAAGTAGTACAACATACTCCCGCTAATATGATTAAGCACCCCAAGAAAGAAATTGGCGGAGGCAGTCTTTGGGATTTCGCGGCCACTGCCTGCATATTTCACGAACTTGGATTCCGTGCCACAAATTTTAATGGCGACCCGCTGGACCTAAACAGAAAAGACAGCACCTTTATGCACCATGAGGGCGTGTATTATGAATGTGTATAG
- a CDS encoding M24 family metallopeptidase, with amino-acid sequence MKKLLTINLLIILSLPLSAQNYPHILPMKERAAVINDMLKDKVEHYLPEMMRETDIDMWIVVSREYNEDPVIETMLPATWLAARRRTILVMHDLGPGKGVETLAVARYDVGEVFKKAWDKEKEPNQWKRLKEIIEERDPERIGINISEIWGHADGMVVTDYEEMKEAIGKKYTDRLVSAEKLAVRWLETRTEKEMQVYPQIVRIAHQIIAEGFSDAVIQPGITTTEDVVWWYREKIRELKLITWFHPSVSIQRADPESFDHLRTFDSRPGENVIMPGDLLHVDFGIKYLRLNTDTQQHAYVLRPEETEVPDYLVQAFENGNRLQDIFTSNFKEGRTGNEVLKMSREQAIEEGLKPSIYTHPIGYHGHAAGTTLGMWDAQGGVPGDGDYPLHLNTAYSIELNAATYIEEWGKEIRIMLEEDAFFDDSGVWYIDGRQREILMIPRVPAKQ; translated from the coding sequence ATGAAAAAACTTCTGACCATCAACCTTCTGATTATTCTTTCCCTTCCACTTTCAGCCCAAAACTATCCGCACATTTTGCCAATGAAGGAACGGGCAGCGGTAATTAATGACATGCTTAAGGATAAAGTCGAACATTATCTTCCGGAGATGATGAGGGAAACCGACATCGATATGTGGATTGTGGTTTCGAGGGAATACAATGAAGATCCGGTGATTGAAACCATGCTTCCGGCTACATGGCTGGCGGCGCGGCGCCGTACTATTTTGGTGATGCATGATTTGGGTCCTGGAAAGGGCGTTGAAACCCTGGCAGTGGCCCGGTATGATGTGGGAGAAGTTTTTAAGAAAGCGTGGGATAAAGAGAAGGAACCCAATCAATGGAAGCGGCTGAAAGAGATTATCGAAGAAAGGGATCCTGAAAGAATTGGTATCAATATTTCTGAGATTTGGGGACACGCAGATGGCATGGTGGTAACCGATTACGAGGAAATGAAAGAAGCCATTGGCAAGAAATACACGGATCGCTTGGTTTCAGCTGAGAAACTGGCTGTTCGCTGGCTGGAAACCCGCACGGAGAAAGAAATGCAGGTGTATCCGCAGATTGTTCGGATTGCCCACCAGATCATAGCGGAAGGGTTTTCGGATGCTGTTATTCAGCCGGGGATCACAACAACTGAGGACGTGGTCTGGTGGTACCGGGAAAAGATCAGGGAGTTGAAACTGATCACATGGTTTCATCCCAGCGTATCCATCCAACGGGCGGACCCCGAATCTTTTGATCACCTGAGAACCTTTGACAGTCGGCCCGGAGAAAACGTGATCATGCCCGGAGATCTACTGCATGTGGATTTTGGTATCAAGTACCTGAGGCTCAATACGGATACCCAGCAGCATGCTTATGTACTTCGTCCGGAAGAAACTGAAGTGCCGGATTACCTGGTGCAGGCTTTTGAAAATGGGAATCGCCTGCAGGATATCTTCACCAGTAATTTTAAGGAAGGAAGAACCGGTAATGAAGTATTGAAGATGTCGCGTGAGCAGGCTATCGAAGAGGGACTCAAGCCAAGTATCTATACGCACCCAATTGGTTATCACGGTCATGCTGCGGGGACCACACTTGGTATGTGGGATGCTCAGGGGGGCGTGCCCGGCGATGGTGATTACCCGTTACATTTGAACACAGCTTATTCCATTGAGCTGAATGCCGCTACCTACATTGAAGAATGGGGCAAAGAAATCCGGATTATGCTGGAAGAAGATGCTTTTTTCGATGATTCCGGCGTGTGGTATATTGATGGTCGTCAACGTGAAATCTTGATGATTCCAAGAGTCCCGGCAAAGCAGTAA
- a CDS encoding DUF305 domain-containing protein codes for MKFVKSFFLMVLVVGLSACKSSESVSNNSESDKETATEQSVDNDSGMTTAEMEALYWARQDSARMNFTKADVKFMTGMIAHHAQALIMSRLAPENNASPQIQTLAARIINAQKDEIRSMQTWLRDRDQPVPEVHIEGLNLMIHGLGEDHMKMDHTNMAGMLSPAQLKELSEATGEEFDRLFLKYMIDHHKGAVTMVTKLFDTDGAAQDDAAFRLASDIQVDQRTEIDRMQLMLDRMTAANGQ; via the coding sequence GTGAAATTTGTTAAATCGTTTTTTTTGATGGTATTAGTGGTGGGATTATCGGCATGCAAAAGCTCGGAGTCGGTAAGCAATAATTCGGAATCAGATAAAGAGACGGCTACTGAGCAAAGTGTGGACAATGATTCAGGGATGACTACCGCCGAAATGGAAGCTTTGTATTGGGCCCGACAAGACAGTGCCCGGATGAACTTCACCAAAGCCGATGTAAAGTTTATGACCGGGATGATTGCTCACCATGCACAGGCACTAATCATGTCGCGACTTGCACCGGAAAATAACGCAAGTCCTCAGATCCAAACCCTGGCTGCCCGCATTATCAATGCCCAGAAAGATGAAATCCGCTCTATGCAAACCTGGCTCCGTGATCGTGATCAGCCGGTTCCTGAAGTACATATCGAAGGATTGAACCTGATGATTCATGGGCTTGGGGAAGATCACATGAAAATGGATCACACCAATATGGCAGGAATGTTATCACCGGCTCAGCTAAAAGAACTCAGTGAAGCCACAGGCGAAGAATTTGACCGTCTGTTTCTGAAATATATGATCGACCACCATAAAGGGGCAGTAACGATGGTCACCAAATTATTTGATACCGATGGAGCCGCTCAGGACGATGCCGCATTCCGTTTAGCATCAGACATTCAGGTAGATCAGCGGACGGAAATTGACCGTATGCAGCTGATGCTGGACCGGATGACTGCAGCTAATGGCCAATAA
- a CDS encoding PDZ domain-containing protein: protein MRKVFLLFTFSLITLSLSAQTTTRYEISFENAVHHEAEISVIYTNLENKVLEVRMSRTSPGRYALHEFAKNVYGVKATDGKGKELEVTRPNPHQWNVSGHDGTVKFEYTLFANRGDGTYSQVDETHAHLNIPATFAWARDYEHRPIEITFDVREDLNWKVATQLKPLEGTTYYAPDLYYFLDSPVEIADFHERQEAIDGQLIKMALHTPATDEEVDEYFGKVMAIVNAQVNLFGELPEFDYGEYVFLNCFMPNASGDGMEHRNSTIVTNSKPIDQPLGNTSLGTVSHEFIHVWNVERIRPASLEPFNFEEANMSGELWFAEGFTSYYDDLILHRAGINTAAEYAEALDGGLNYVINRPGRQFFSPVEMSYQAPFVDAATSVDPQNKTNTFISYYTYGSVLGLGLDLSLRKMDGNKNLDDFMKLMWRAFGRTEVPYTNRDIHEMLVDYAGEDFADEFFEKYIFDSQLPDYESLLADFGISLTKANPGKAVLGTGIEIEDGVGKLESNALIGSPIYKAGIESEDEIATIAGTSLSEVESVDDILSEYKPGDEIEITFTRWGEEKSASVTLAEDSTLKSELNQKADRTAKQRRDAWLKK, encoded by the coding sequence ATGAGAAAAGTTTTTCTGCTATTCACGTTTTCACTCATCACTTTATCACTCTCCGCTCAAACGACAACCAGGTACGAAATTTCCTTCGAAAATGCGGTTCATCACGAAGCTGAAATTTCAGTGATTTATACCAACCTGGAGAATAAAGTACTGGAAGTGCGAATGAGCCGGACTTCTCCCGGTCGATATGCGCTCCACGAGTTTGCAAAGAATGTATATGGGGTAAAAGCCACCGACGGCAAGGGAAAGGAGTTGGAAGTGACCCGTCCAAATCCGCACCAATGGAATGTAAGCGGACACGATGGAACCGTGAAATTTGAGTACACCCTGTTTGCCAATCGGGGAGACGGTACCTATTCGCAGGTAGATGAAACCCATGCCCACCTCAACATACCGGCGACTTTCGCCTGGGCCAGGGATTACGAACACCGCCCGATTGAAATCACCTTTGATGTGCGTGAAGATCTGAACTGGAAAGTGGCAACGCAGCTAAAACCTCTCGAAGGAACGACTTATTACGCGCCCGACCTCTATTATTTCCTGGACAGCCCGGTGGAGATTGCGGATTTCCATGAGCGGCAGGAAGCCATTGATGGTCAGCTTATTAAAATGGCTTTGCATACCCCGGCAACGGATGAAGAAGTAGATGAATACTTTGGTAAAGTGATGGCCATCGTGAATGCACAGGTCAACCTATTCGGAGAGCTTCCTGAATTTGACTACGGTGAGTACGTATTTCTGAATTGCTTTATGCCCAATGCCAGCGGAGACGGGATGGAGCACCGCAATTCCACCATTGTAACCAACTCAAAACCTATAGACCAACCACTTGGGAATACCAGCTTGGGAACGGTATCTCATGAATTTATTCATGTCTGGAACGTGGAGCGTATTCGCCCGGCCAGCCTGGAGCCCTTCAATTTTGAGGAAGCCAATATGAGTGGCGAGCTCTGGTTTGCTGAAGGCTTTACCAGCTATTACGATGACCTGATTCTGCACAGGGCCGGAATTAACACTGCAGCAGAATATGCGGAAGCCCTGGATGGCGGATTGAACTATGTAATCAACAGGCCCGGACGACAGTTTTTCTCTCCGGTTGAAATGAGTTACCAGGCCCCGTTTGTGGATGCAGCCACGTCCGTAGATCCTCAGAATAAAACAAACACCTTCATTTCTTATTACACCTATGGAAGCGTGCTCGGACTCGGGCTGGATCTTTCACTCAGAAAAATGGACGGCAACAAAAATCTCGATGACTTCATGAAGCTGATGTGGAGAGCGTTCGGGAGAACGGAAGTCCCTTATACCAATCGTGATATTCATGAAATGCTGGTTGATTATGCGGGCGAGGATTTTGCCGATGAGTTTTTCGAGAAATACATTTTTGATAGTCAGCTGCCGGATTATGAAAGTCTGTTGGCAGATTTTGGGATATCACTGACCAAAGCAAATCCCGGAAAAGCCGTACTTGGAACAGGTATTGAAATTGAAGATGGGGTCGGTAAGCTGGAATCCAATGCGCTGATTGGTTCACCGATTTATAAAGCAGGGATTGAATCAGAGGATGAAATCGCAACTATCGCAGGAACTTCTTTGAGTGAGGTGGAAAGCGTGGATGATATCCTTAGCGAATACAAACCCGGGGATGAAATCGAAATTACGTTTACCCGTTGGGGAGAAGAGAAATCAGCTTCTGTGACTTTGGCCGAAGACTCGACTCTTAAATCAGAGCTCAATCAAAAGGCGGACAGAACCGCTAAACAGCGAAGAGATGCATGGTTAAAAAAGTAA
- a CDS encoding class I adenylate-forming enzyme family protein has protein sequence MEFNTLEEKIVHARTLENPPEDLQDDFFSLLKRGIGSDKTYLIYRDAGQNRTEISYREFYEHVVNTARFYQTRGLQPGDKIATISHNHWHTVVQYFAAWFCGLVVVPVNLGEDDNRIAYILENAEVKLALVRDEYAERIQAIIDKAGELNEIEVVKCDESVDSFSTEDGELREVEVNIESEALIVFTSGTTGNPKGVVLTQRNLLEDARTISQWHNIDGQTKMMCVLPIHHVNGTVVTMITPFFVGGSTVLNQKFSAGHFFEAIEEEQVHIVSVVPTLLQYLTNYYEGKEAPESEQFRHIICGAGPLTVKVAQNFEEKFGIPIIHGYGLSETTCYSCFIPAEQPEKEHNKWMRDFGYPSIGIPVPANEMDIQDEDGNSVPEGARAEIVIRGVNVMKGYFNNREANESAFKNGWFRSGDEGFIKKDEEGNRYFFITGRLKELIIRGGINLAPLEIDEVINKAPGVKAGISVGFENDWYGEEVGAYVQLKEGAKQDKKAILDYCREHLPFSKAPKVVVFGEELPVTSTGKYQRLKVAHLFEEWKEVQFTKQD, from the coding sequence ATGGAATTCAATACCTTAGAAGAAAAGATTGTACACGCCCGAACGCTCGAAAATCCCCCGGAGGATTTGCAGGATGATTTCTTTAGTCTGTTGAAAAGGGGAATAGGAAGCGATAAAACATATCTTATCTACAGGGACGCCGGGCAGAATCGTACAGAAATTTCTTATCGGGAGTTCTATGAGCATGTAGTAAACACAGCCCGTTTTTATCAAACAAGAGGACTTCAGCCCGGAGATAAAATTGCCACTATTTCACACAATCACTGGCATACGGTGGTTCAGTATTTCGCTGCCTGGTTCTGCGGGTTAGTGGTGGTGCCGGTAAATCTCGGGGAAGATGATAACCGGATCGCCTACATCCTGGAAAATGCTGAAGTGAAGCTGGCCCTTGTACGAGATGAATATGCAGAACGCATTCAGGCTATTATTGACAAGGCCGGTGAGCTTAATGAAATTGAAGTAGTGAAATGTGATGAATCCGTCGACTCTTTTTCAACTGAGGACGGTGAGCTTCGGGAAGTAGAAGTTAATATCGAATCTGAAGCACTGATAGTATTTACCTCCGGTACCACCGGAAACCCGAAAGGCGTTGTTTTAACACAACGTAATTTACTGGAAGACGCCCGAACTATTAGTCAGTGGCACAACATTGATGGTCAAACAAAAATGATGTGTGTATTGCCTATTCATCATGTAAATGGCACGGTTGTGACTATGATAACGCCGTTTTTTGTGGGTGGATCTACTGTCCTGAACCAGAAGTTTAGTGCGGGACATTTTTTTGAAGCTATTGAAGAAGAACAGGTTCATATTGTGAGTGTGGTGCCCACATTGCTTCAGTATCTTACCAATTACTATGAAGGTAAGGAAGCTCCGGAGTCAGAACAATTCCGACATATCATCTGCGGTGCAGGCCCGCTGACGGTGAAAGTTGCACAAAACTTTGAAGAGAAATTCGGGATACCAATAATTCACGGGTATGGTCTTTCGGAAACCACCTGCTATTCATGTTTTATTCCGGCCGAACAACCCGAGAAGGAACACAATAAATGGATGCGGGATTTTGGCTATCCAAGTATTGGAATTCCGGTTCCGGCCAATGAGATGGATATTCAGGATGAAGATGGAAACTCTGTTCCTGAAGGCGCGCGGGCAGAAATTGTAATCCGGGGTGTGAACGTGATGAAAGGATATTTCAACAACCGGGAAGCCAATGAGTCGGCCTTTAAGAACGGCTGGTTTCGAAGCGGGGACGAAGGATTTATAAAAAAGGATGAGGAAGGAAACCGATATTTTTTCATTACAGGTCGGTTGAAGGAGTTGATTATCCGGGGCGGCATTAACCTGGCTCCGCTGGAGATTGACGAAGTGATTAACAAAGCCCCGGGCGTAAAAGCCGGAATTTCGGTGGGCTTCGAAAATGATTGGTACGGGGAGGAAGTTGGGGCGTATGTGCAGCTCAAAGAAGGAGCCAAGCAAGACAAAAAAGCTATTTTAGACTATTGTAGAGAACACCTTCCGTTCTCAAAAGCCCCCAAGGTGGTTGTGTTCGGCGAGGAACTTCCGGTCACCTCCACGGGAAAATACCAGCGTCTGAAAGTAGCCCACCTGTTTGAAGAGTGGAAAGAGGTGCAGTTCACCAAACAAGATTAG
- a CDS encoding T9SS type A sorting domain-containing protein — translation MHNISFSLSIFVLLGSFLISGVEAQQVELKENKNGTVELITDFNKSASQHYLFRSKSMSVEDYTTVDPLMKWGHTQPWADPKINFAPTGISQAVGDLDGDGTTDFIRTYEVWDERTDDLSDRVPKTLVFLGSGNQIDHDFIIYDRLLPIGDIANTGQSQLVSQDEAGVTLYQFSSTSFTTSSISIPELEDLDIPFSSFNITRKDIDGNSIDDVIIPSGNTIYIGLIDSTLENSSVLEFDISTQIEFQFFTITNIEYVGWNGISYILATVRNGRTNGHYIYVMELDLTAETISRVQSSKFSMNSFFSTITLAEDSNGFPNIVVSGNENETDSTGGAYLKMYTMSNDTSLYKNQPAELDSLEGFAVGDLNGNGWSDLVVDYYGEYNFASINPSDTSLSIEGVIGTPLGNNEFVSVDRSFYPQGDLNNDGYDDALLYVRNDDVFGQLRLEGVSPNGTVNYANPTEYLYNAGDYRVTRIEGTFTFGDISGNGLDDYGLIVSDGLSGSLDIYEGGSDGSATIGTIDLPGFVQYVTSGDFNVDGREDILMLISIDVGTDENPERSNELHFYQLGSTSPYHVIKGQDFQPGLDDYNNFIGTISNAGDINDDGLEDILVGAPFRGLTPIGIYYGSASLSLNPDAQVSFPENPDINYSFGWGGTLQGGFDFNGDGVDDFLIGNNNEVDLNDIPDGATFVNDGAIHVFYGSSGTNDFSGGADVTLKSDSSAYSDNTWHWIFGFNQVAHGDFNGDGATDLAIKPFRHIEFNDINQGRPGIHIFHGGANFDGQPDQVLPLLEEIHQPSRLGTGSDTTAFSGRAEISAVPDINGDGADELLYIGPQYERNGSFFFGGDTLSSTPDAVLKAPNQSVGFNTNGNFINRQYRMSIGEMTASGVTSVLVWQQGDLNFMDTPAYIYELSQMAVSNEEPAASGTPKSFKLEQNYPNPFNPTTNIQFNIPRATDVTLKIYNILGQEVMTVLNDFKSAGTHTATFDAGNLASGIYIYRLQAGELSLQRRMTLIK, via the coding sequence ATGCATAATATAAGCTTCAGTTTATCCATATTCGTACTGCTGGGAAGTTTCCTGATATCAGGGGTGGAGGCTCAGCAGGTTGAACTCAAAGAGAATAAAAACGGTACAGTCGAGTTAATTACGGATTTTAATAAAAGTGCATCACAGCATTATTTATTTCGAAGTAAGTCGATGAGCGTGGAGGACTACACGACGGTAGATCCACTCATGAAATGGGGGCATACACAGCCCTGGGCCGATCCCAAGATTAACTTTGCACCAACAGGGATTTCACAAGCCGTAGGTGACCTGGATGGAGACGGAACTACGGATTTCATCAGAACCTATGAAGTATGGGATGAAAGAACGGATGACTTATCGGACCGGGTACCTAAGACCCTGGTTTTTTTGGGTTCGGGTAATCAGATTGATCATGATTTTATAATCTATGACCGGTTACTGCCTATAGGTGATATTGCCAATACCGGCCAGTCTCAGCTTGTTAGTCAGGACGAAGCCGGAGTAACCCTGTATCAGTTTAGCAGTACCAGCTTTACAACTTCCTCCATTTCCATACCGGAACTAGAAGACCTGGACATTCCCTTTTCCAGCTTTAATATTACCCGGAAGGATATCGACGGGAATTCTATAGATGATGTTATCATCCCTTCAGGAAACACCATATATATAGGTTTGATTGACAGCACGCTGGAAAATTCATCGGTTCTGGAGTTTGATATAAGTACGCAAATTGAGTTTCAGTTTTTCACCATCACTAACATTGAATATGTAGGGTGGAATGGAATTTCATACATACTTGCCACCGTGCGGAATGGACGCACTAATGGTCATTATATATATGTCATGGAGTTGGACCTTACGGCAGAAACCATCTCTCGTGTACAGTCCAGTAAGTTCTCTATGAACAGTTTCTTTTCTACAATTACTCTGGCAGAAGATAGTAACGGATTTCCAAATATTGTTGTGTCCGGTAATGAAAATGAAACAGATTCGACGGGAGGGGCTTACTTGAAAATGTATACCATGTCGAATGATACGAGTTTATATAAAAATCAGCCCGCAGAATTGGATTCTTTGGAAGGTTTTGCTGTCGGTGATCTAAACGGAAACGGATGGTCAGACCTGGTCGTGGATTACTATGGTGAATATAACTTTGCAAGTATCAACCCGTCCGATACCTCGCTTAGCATCGAAGGGGTTATAGGAACACCCCTCGGCAATAATGAATTTGTATCTGTTGACCGGAGCTTTTATCCCCAGGGCGATTTAAATAATGATGGTTATGATGATGCACTACTTTACGTCAGGAACGATGATGTATTTGGTCAGCTTAGGCTTGAAGGGGTGAGCCCAAACGGAACGGTTAATTATGCCAATCCTACCGAATATCTCTATAATGCCGGGGATTACAGGGTAACACGAATTGAAGGAACATTTACATTCGGTGATATTTCCGGAAACGGCCTCGACGATTATGGTTTAATCGTATCGGATGGGTTAAGCGGAAGCCTGGATATTTATGAAGGCGGTAGTGATGGTTCGGCAACTATTGGCACTATTGATTTACCGGGGTTTGTTCAATATGTGACATCCGGCGACTTTAATGTGGACGGCCGGGAAGATATATTAATGCTGATTTCCATAGATGTTGGAACTGACGAAAACCCGGAAAGGTCGAACGAATTACATTTTTATCAACTCGGGTCCACCTCGCCTTATCATGTGATTAAAGGTCAGGATTTTCAGCCGGGTCTGGATGACTACAATAATTTCATAGGTACCATATCTAATGCCGGCGATATTAATGACGACGGACTAGAGGATATACTGGTGGGCGCTCCTTTCCGGGGATTAACACCGATTGGTATATACTACGGCAGTGCATCCCTTTCACTAAACCCGGATGCCCAGGTATCTTTTCCCGAAAACCCGGACATAAACTATAGCTTTGGATGGGGTGGAACTCTTCAGGGCGGCTTTGATTTTAACGGAGATGGCGTTGATGATTTCCTGATTGGCAATAATAATGAAGTGGATCTAAACGACATACCTGACGGAGCCACTTTCGTGAATGATGGCGCCATTCATGTATTTTACGGTTCATCAGGAACCAATGACTTTTCAGGAGGTGCCGATGTAACCCTGAAATCAGATAGCTCAGCCTACAGCGATAATACCTGGCATTGGATTTTCGGATTTAATCAGGTTGCTCATGGGGACTTTAACGGTGACGGAGCTACTGATCTGGCGATTAAGCCTTTCCGGCATATTGAATTCAACGATATAAACCAGGGCAGGCCGGGTATTCATATATTTCACGGGGGTGCTAATTTTGATGGTCAGCCTGACCAGGTGCTTCCCCTTCTTGAGGAAATACATCAGCCTTCCAGGCTTGGAACAGGTAGCGATACCACCGCATTTTCTGGCCGGGCAGAAATTTCAGCAGTGCCCGATATAAACGGGGATGGAGCGGACGAACTACTGTATATTGGCCCGCAATATGAGAGAAACGGTTCCTTCTTCTTTGGAGGAGACACATTATCTTCTACGCCGGATGCCGTATTGAAAGCCCCGAATCAAAGTGTAGGCTTCAACACCAATGGAAACTTCATCAACCGGCAGTATCGTATGTCGATCGGGGAAATGACCGCATCGGGTGTTACCTCGGTACTGGTTTGGCAGCAGGGAGATCTGAATTTCATGGATACACCGGCCTATATATATGAACTGTCACAAATGGCTGTATCTAATGAAGAGCCGGCAGCATCCGGTACGCCTAAGAGCTTCAAACTGGAGCAGAACTACCCGAATCCTTTTAACCCTACCACGAATATTCAGTTTAATATTCCACGAGCAACAGATGTTACGCTGAAGATCTATAATATACTGGGGCAGGAAGTGATGACGGTACTTAACGACTTTAAGTCAGCCGGAACTCACACCGCAACTTTTGATGCCGGCAATCTGGCCAGCGGTATCTATATTTATAGATTACAGGCCGGCGAGTTAAGTCTTCAGCGCAGAATGACGCTCATCAAATAG